The sequence below is a genomic window from Clostridia bacterium.
CCGAGATCTGGTTACTGGCTTGCCTAAGACCATCTCTATCGGCGCCGAAGAGATCCAGCAAGCATTGTCGGAGCCGGTAGCGGCCATTTTGGAAGCGATCAAGGTGTGCCTAGAAAAGACCCCGCCCGAACTGGCAGCGGATATCATGGACCGGGGTATTGTCTTGGCGGGAGGTGGATCGCTGCTCTACGGTTTAGATCGCTTGGTGGCGGAGGAAACTGGAATGCCTGTGCACCAAGCTGAAGAGCCGTTACTGGCGGTAGCCCAAGGCACGGGCAAGGTGCTGGAGAACATCAATGTGCTCCGCCGAGTGCTTTTGCCTGCTTCCAAAGCAGTCTAGGTCTGCCTGTACCATGGCCCAACTAACAGTCAGAGGGCGGGAGTTGCTTTGAGGGCCAGGAAGCCAAGGAGTTTCTTTACCGGTGTCATTCTCGTAGCGGTAATATTAGTGGTCTTGGTATTTATAGCTCGAGCCAGCGGGATGGAGCGCCAAGGTCTGAACTTTCCAGAACGCTGGCTTCGTGATTTTATAGCCCCGTTCCAGAAACTGGTAACGAGCGTTACTACTTCGGTTGGCGATGCTGTGCAGGGAATTACCTCATGGCGGAAGCTGGAGGAGGAGAATCGGGCTCTTCGCCAACAGATCAGCGATCTGACCCAGGCCAACACCCAGCTAGAGGAGTACCGTCTGGAGAACCAGCGCCTACGGGCGCTTCTCGGCTTTCGGGATCAAGCGGCCGGTCGCTACCGAATGGTAGCCGCCCGGGTTATTGCCCGCGATCCTTCCAATTGGTTTCGCACTCTAATTATTGACCGTGGCCAAGCCCAAGGAATCCGCAAGGATATGGCAGTAGTCACCTATGAAGGCTTAGTGGGCCGGGTGATCGGGGTTACCGCTAATACTGCTGAAGTGCTGCTTATCGTAGATCAGGAAGGGGCGGCAGGCGCCATGCTCCAGGCTTCGCGTACGCCGGGAATTGTTCGCGGCGGGCCGCCGGGAAGCGGCCTTTTAGAGATGGTTCACATCCCCTCCAATGCCACTATCCAGCCTAACGATGTGGTTATCACCTCGGGGCTAGGGGGGGTATTCCCTAAAGGATTGCGGATTGGCTATGTGGAGAGAGTGGAACCGGAAGCCGGAGGGCTTATGACTAAGGCCACCATCAAACCCTATGTGGATTTTGACCGACTGGAAGAGGTGCTGGTCATCACCGGTTAGCAGCGAAGCCTGGAGGAGTGCCTCATGCGCCCAGCCCTCAACTCACGGACCCAGGCATGGCGTCCACCCTACCCAGGCAGTAAGCT
It includes:
- the mreC gene encoding rod shape-determining protein MreC, whose amino-acid sequence is MRARKPRSFFTGVILVAVILVVLVFIARASGMERQGLNFPERWLRDFIAPFQKLVTSVTTSVGDAVQGITSWRKLEEENRALRQQISDLTQANTQLEEYRLENQRLRALLGFRDQAAGRYRMVAARVIARDPSNWFRTLIIDRGQAQGIRKDMAVVTYEGLVGRVIGVTANTAEVLLIVDQEGAAGAMLQASRTPGIVRGGPPGSGLLEMVHIPSNATIQPNDVVITSGLGGVFPKGLRIGYVERVEPEAGGLMTKATIKPYVDFDRLEEVLVITG